A single window of Colletes latitarsis isolate SP2378_abdomen chromosome 4, iyColLati1, whole genome shotgun sequence DNA harbors:
- the LOC143341114 gene encoding uncharacterized protein LOC143341114 isoform X2: MKLATLFLIIFVVGAFARPDRTARSAADVDEDDSSASMGSMMQGEGDQGDQMTAALDIKHTIEDLYQTYVPGFMQTIIEIINTIIPGIITGPISIPLEALHTTIMQSDFVESLLTDNFLTNMLTEIPILGNVIPYIAQTIGMPLNIVNFIITLISTIVFRVFGSRS, from the exons ATGAAGCTTGCGACTCTGTTTCTGATCATCTTCGTAGTTGGGGCATTTGCCAGACCTGACAGGACGGCG AGAAGTGCAGCAGATGTCGATGAAGATGACTCATCAGCATCAATGG GAAGCATGATGCAAGGAGAAGGGGACCAAGGAGATCAAATGACCG CTGCGTTGGACATTAAACACACGATCGAGGATCTTTACCAAACTTACGTGCCAGGTTTTATGCAAACCATCATCGAAATCATAAATACTATAATTCCCGGAATCATCACCGGTCCTATATCTATTCCCCTCGAAGCTCTTCACACTACAATCATGCAGTCCGATTTCGTTGAATCTCTGCTGACGGACAATTTTTTAACTAATATGCTAACAGAAATACCCATACTGGGGAATGTAATACCTTACATAGCACAAACGATTGGC ATGCCGCTGAATATTGTGAACTTTATAATCACTCTGATCAGCACGATCGTATTCCGCGTATTCGGTA GTAGATCTTAG
- the LOC143341114 gene encoding uncharacterized protein LOC143341114 isoform X1, whose protein sequence is MKLATLFLIIFVVGAFARPDRTARSAADVDEDDSSASMGSMMQGEGDQGDQMTAALDIKHTIEDLYQTYVPGFMQTIIEIINTIIPGIITGPISIPLEALHTTIMQSDFVESLLTDNFLTNMLTEIPILGNVIPYIAQTIGMPLNIVNFIITLISTIVFRVFGTFGFISAEG, encoded by the exons ATGAAGCTTGCGACTCTGTTTCTGATCATCTTCGTAGTTGGGGCATTTGCCAGACCTGACAGGACGGCG AGAAGTGCAGCAGATGTCGATGAAGATGACTCATCAGCATCAATGG GAAGCATGATGCAAGGAGAAGGGGACCAAGGAGATCAAATGACCG CTGCGTTGGACATTAAACACACGATCGAGGATCTTTACCAAACTTACGTGCCAGGTTTTATGCAAACCATCATCGAAATCATAAATACTATAATTCCCGGAATCATCACCGGTCCTATATCTATTCCCCTCGAAGCTCTTCACACTACAATCATGCAGTCCGATTTCGTTGAATCTCTGCTGACGGACAATTTTTTAACTAATATGCTAACAGAAATACCCATACTGGGGAATGTAATACCTTACATAGCACAAACGATTGGC ATGCCGCTGAATATTGTGAACTTTATAATCACTCTGATCAGCACGATCGTATTCCGCGTATTCGGTACTTTTGGATTCATTTCCGCGGAAGGTTAG
- the LOC143340984 gene encoding uncharacterized protein LOC143340984: MGGTFGTRSILWIGVIVIVSRFDPSIGLPAEQPTKFSLNTGNVNSTDAVPTSRLDQGRALASESQNNVATVVVEKSVVLNPGQQSLEAIQGPPVINTRPNSRETVRLETEGAQSLLERPISKPISGVLESLFRPTPLVDNIKEQEKYGNSGDKFIGIGRALVNGFEGFSNFLNAVVDFPRIAAKKTSRGITEALNNVGARLIGLE, encoded by the exons ATGGGGGGTACGTTTGGAACGAGAAGTATTCTGTGGATAGGCGTTATAGTTATCGTATCTCGATTCGATCCATCGATCGGCCTACCAGCCGAACAACCTACGAAATTCTCGCTGAACACCGGCAATGTAAATTCCACGGACGCTGTTCCGACGTCGAGATTGGACCAAGGACGA GCACTGGCCAGCGAATCGCAGAACAATGTGGCCACGGTGGTCGTAGAAAAATCCGTGGTCCTGAATCCTGGACAACAGTCGTTAGAAGCGATCCAGGGCCCACCAGTGATTAATACTCGACCGAACTCTCGAGAAACAGTTCGATTGGAGACGGAGGGGGCGCAAAGTCTTCTAGAAAGGCCAATTTCCAAGCCCATCAGTGGAGTATTAGAAAGCTTGTTTAGGCCTACGCCTTTGGTGGACAACATCAAGGAGCAAGAGAAATATGGAAACTCCGGGGACAAGTTCATCGGAATTGGCAGAGCCCTCGTCAACGGATTCGAAGGTTTCAGCAACTTTCTCAACGCTGTAGTTGAC TTCCCACGAATCGCTGCCAAAAAGACGTCCCGCGGAATCACGGAAGCGCTGAATAACGTAGGAGCGCGTCTCATCGGGCTCGAGTGA
- the Tsp5d gene encoding tetraspanin 5D, which yields MSRTGYTCIRHVFCSLNVLIWLCGCGILGAGLWLRLAYSGYTTLVPRLSFASADSLLLAAGCLTFVIAFFGCCGAWFQSRCMLITYFGLVILMFLVEFMFGTLAFIFRENLARSLRTELLFGIEKHYNLTREPGMLPAIWDHIHTEFHCCGVRDYTDWYQIDAWPTEDRVPDSCCVQRERYCGRLDPEGRNKELWYKEGCAYAIQMWLVTRLHVVGTVGLVVAFLQLFGQVASMILFCTVRHKRSSHTYKSYDTTNT from the exons atgagccgCACAGGATACACGTGCATCAGGCACGTCTTCTGCTCCCTCAACGTTCTTATCTGG TTATGCGGTTGCGGAATTTTGGGTGCAGGCCTCTGGCTGCGATTGGCTTACTCCGGATACACGACCCTGGTGCCGCGTTTGAGTTTCGCGTCAGCTGACTCGCTTCTGCTGGCTGCCGGTTGCCTGACCTTCGTCATCGCCTTCTTCGGATGCTGCGGTGCCTGGTTTCAGTCCAGATGCATGCTGATCACG TACTTCGGATTGGTGATACTGATGTTCCTGGTTGAATTCATGTTCGGCACGCTGGCCTTCATCTTCAGGGAGAACCTGGCTAGAAGCTTGAGAACGGAGCTGCTATTCGGCATCGAGAAACATTATAATCTGACCAGGGAACCCGGAATGCTTCCTGCTATATGGGACCACATACACACGGAG TTCCATTGCTGCGGCGTGCGGGATTACACCGACTGGTATCAGATCGATGCATGGCCGACGGAGGATCGTGTTCCCGACTCTTGTTGCGTGCAAAGGGAACGATATTGCGGTCGCCTGGACCCGGAGGGACGTAACAAGGAGCTCTGGTACAAGGAAGGCTGCGCTTACGCTATTCAAATGTGGCTGGTGACCAGGCTTCACGTGGTCGGGACGGTGGGTCTCGTGGTCGCGTTCCTTCAGCTGTTCGGACAGGTGGCCAGCATGATATTGTTCTGCACCGTCAGGCACAAGAGATCCTCCCACACGTACAAGAGCTACGACACTACGAACACCTAG